CGGCGCCACTGTCAAGCACTTTAGTTATTAAGGCAGGTTTGTTTTCCATTACACGTACGATGGGGACGATCCCTGTTACCTCAGCCGCCCTTATCAAACCGGCTAAGTTATGAATGCCGTTCAACGAGTGTTCAGTATCTATGATGATGAAATCGAAACCGCCATAACCTAGCATTTCGATATTAGCAGTTTCACTTGAAAATAAAAACGTGCCTACAGCAGCTGCCTTGGTTAACAGCATTTCTTTTAATAGAGTCTTTCCTTTAGTCATTATCGCACCGCCTTTAAGTTATTTGCTTTAGCATATATATTTGACGGCAAGATATAACCTTCCTGTTAAAAATTAAAAACCCCACCTTTTAGTGGGGGGTAACTATGCCGATTGTTCTTCAGCGGGCGGGACTCGCGAAATCAGAACCTTGTCAACTCGGACTCTATCCATGTCAACTACTTCAAATCTAAATTCGTCCCAAACAAAGCTCTCAGACGCAGTTGGTATATGCCCAAGATACGAGACAACAAAACCGCCAAGCGTATTGAAATGGTCGCGGTCTTCTTCAGGGAGCTCTTCTATATCAAACTTATCTTTAAAATCTTCAATTGATATCAGGCCATCAGCCAACCATGTGCCGTCCTGGCGCTCAATAATCTGCGGTTCTTCATCTTCATCATCAACTGACGGCATATCGCCGATAATTTCTTCCATGATATCGTGGAGAGTTATAAAGCCGACTACACCCCCGAACTCGTCAAGTACGACAGCCTCATGCACACCTGTCTGTTTGAAGAGCTCGAGAACTTTAAATGCTTTCATTGACTTAGGAATATAGAGCGGTGATTTAATGCTATTTTCAAAGTCAAGCGGCTCGCCTTCTAGGCAGCGTGACAATAAATCTTTCGTATAAATAATTCCCTGAAAGTTATCGAGACTCCCGATGGCAACCGGAAATCGGGAATGACCGCTTTCATAGATAATTTGCTGATTATTTTCCAGCGAATCTTCAAGGTCAATCCAAACCATCCTGGTGCGCGGCGTCATTAAGGAATAAGCCCTTAAGTCGCTTAACCTGAAAACCTTATCAACCATGTCTTGTTCAGCTTTTTCGAAAGCTCCGGCCTCTGTTCCCTGTTCGAGAAGTATGCGTATTTCGTCCTCGGTAACAGGCGCTTCGGCAGTTTGCTTTATGCCCAAAAAGCGCATTACCATATCAGTTGAAGAACTTAGAAAATGAACAACCGGCGCAGATATTTTCGAAAATGTATGCATGGGCCCAGCTAAGGTTGCTGCAATAGGTTCAGGATTATTGAGCGCAATCCGTTTGGGGACAAGTTCGCCAAAAATTAAAGTTAAATACGTGATTGCCGTAACGACTATTGCTAAGCTTATTGCCTCGCTGTGCGCGGCAATGGCCGGAATGACTTTTAGCTCTTCCGACAACACTTTTGATAATGTAGCTCCCCCAAATGTTCCTGTGAGAATGCCGATTAACGTAATTCCTACCTGAATAGTCGATAGCAGCGGAGTAGGTTCCTCAGCTAGTTCCAAGGCTAGTTTTGAGCCGGCATCTCCTTCTTCCGCTCTCTGTTCCAACCTTGTTTTTCGCGATGAAACAACAGCCATCTCAGTCAGTGCAAAAATTCCGTTCGCGACTATTAGAACGAGAATAATCGCAATCTCCATACTCGCAGAAGGCGTATCCAATGTATATATTCACTCTCCTTAAATATCCATGATATTTTAAACTACATTATAACATAAAGTTATGCAATTGTATTATTGTTTTTTTATTGCAGCTTCTTCTACCTCGCGGAACAAGGTGTCCTGCGGCATTGATTCTTTTTGAGTATTATGTGTTTCTGAAGTTTCTGCTGAATCTGTATAGGACTTGGACTGCTCCGTTGGGCCAAGTCGATTTTGAATATCTTTTAGCATCTTCATAATAGCTTCGATATCGCTTTTAGTAACGGGCTGGGCCGATTCTTTAAGGGTATAGCCGAGCTGGCCGTTTGGTTCAATTGTGGCATATTCCACCTCTTCAATCTTAGCAACACTGGATTGCCTAAGATGCATTTCCAACTGGTGTACTGTCAGCCGGATTTTTTTCAGATTATCCAGCTTAATTTTGCCATTCTCAATAACAACAATTGATGTCCCGGAAAATACCCGTTCCAGAAACCGCCAGCGTATCTGCAGAATCTCCAGTATATACAAGGTGGCAATTACAATGATTACTGCCGCAAATGTTTTTCCCATCTCTCTGCCGACAAGCGGCTCAATAAGAATAGTGCCTACAGCTATCATTACGACAGTCTCGGCCGCAGTCATTTGGGATAGCGATTTGCGCCCCGCCAATCGCAGAGCCAAGACACCAAAGATATAAGTTATAACCGTTTGCGCAACAAAGTAAATGTCCAACGATAATCTTCTCCTTTTAACAACAAGACTATCGTTATTTTATCCCATTCTGCAGATTTCACTAACTTGGAGGAACTAATTAGAAAAGCCACCCCTCATAATGAAAGGTGGCTAGCTGAACTGCTAACGAATACGTTTTGCTAATTCTTCAAGTTTTGCAACACGCTGGTCGGTTGACGGGTGAGTGCTAAATAGGTTTGAGGTCCAGCTCCGTACTCCGCTTAACGGATTAACAATAAACATATGCGAAGTGGCCGGGGTAGCTTGCGGCATTACAGCGTGCTTAGCATAGTATTCAATCTTTCTCAAGGCGCTTGCTAAGGCCAACGGATTGGCACACATAAGACCGCCTGTTTCATCAGCCTGAAACTCGCGCGAGCGAGAAACGCCCAGTTGGATTAAGGTTGCTGCCAGTGGCGCAATCACAATCAAAAAGATAAATTCAACGATTCCGCCGATACCGCCGTCCTCATCATCGCCGCGGCCAAAAATAGCTGCCCATTGCGCAATATGCGCTATCATTGTTATGATGCCTGCGATAGTCGCAACAATAGTGCTTATCAAGGTATCGCGGTTCTTAATGTGGGAAAGCTCATGAGCAACTACACCTTCGAGTTCTTCGTAGTTTAGGGCCTGCATAATGCCTGTTGTAACTGCCACAACTCCATTTTCAGGATTACGGCCGGTCGCAAAGGCATTTGGAACTTGAGAATCAATTATAAACACTCTAGGCATTGGCATTTTGGCGCGCTGCGCTAAATTAGAAACCATGCGGATCAGGTCAGGAGCCTGACTTGCAGTAACTTCTCGGCCTCCATACATTTTCAGAACAATTTTGTCACTAAACCAATAACTGCCAAAATTCATGAGCATCGAAATGATAAACATAAAAGTCATTCCTTGTGTGCCGCCAAACATATTACCGACTGCCAACAGTAATCCTGTTAATCCGGCTAAAAGAAGAGTTGTTTTTAGTGAGTTCATAAAGCACCTCCGTAAATAGTGTTTCATTATAGATAATTATTTAAACGTTTGCAAAATAATGACTTGCTTTCTTGCACAGCCCACCTCCTGTCGGTATATGCAAGGACAAGCATTTAATTTGGGCAAAAACTCAGTAGATCACATTATGAAAAAGAGACCTCGGTACGAAATATCATACCGAAGGTCTCGCTTATCGGCTATTTACCAACGGCAGTGCCAGACGCTTACGCATCGATTGTTGACACTGTCCTTGCAAGCTACTCCCCTTCAGAGCAATATTTACTTTGGTTAAAGTATAACCTAACTCCAGAATCAGTGTCAAGCCTTTTCAAACAGGAAAACTACTTTAAAAGCAGCTGCTGCAATTCCTCAACCGATGCGGCAATATAATCTGGCTGAGCTTCTTTAAGCTCTTCGGCCGGCCCGTAACCATAAGCTACTGAAATTACCTTGAGCCCGTTTTGCCTTGCCCCGATAACATCATGCTTACGGTCGCCAACCATAATGATCTTTTCTTTATCCACATCGCCGAGCTCGGCTAGTACCGCTTCAATAACCTCGCCTTTCTCAATTCTTGTACCATCGAGATTACTGCCGATAACGGCCTCAAAATACTGATATAAATTGAAATGTTCAAGAATTTTCACCGAATAGACAGTCGGCTTTGAGGTAGCCACAACCATTTTCTTGTTCTTGGCTCTTAGTTCCTGCAGCATTTCCGGTATACCGTTATATACAGCGTTTTCATACAGACCGACTTTAGAAAATCGTTCGCGATAGTATTCAATTGCCTGGCGGGCATCTTGTTCGCTGAAATTATAAAATTCCATGAAGGCTTTGATTAACGGCGGGCCAATGAATGGTTCCAACTTATCCAGGTTTTCTTCTTTAATGCCGAATTTAGCCAGTGCGTACTGGACTGATGATGTTATTCCAATCTTTGGGTCAGTAAGTGTCCCGTCTAAGTCAAATAAAATTATATCGTACATTGCTGCACTCCTCTCAACTCAGAAAAACCCTCTCACCTGTTAGCTTAGCGAGAGGGCCGGCCTTCTAATGCCCGCCGCAGCAGCCGCCGCCGTGACCATGGCCGTGGTGACCGTGACCGCCGCAGGCATGCTTGGTTCCATCTTCATTAACTTTAATTTTCTTTAAGCTGCCGCATTTAGGACAAGGAATTTCATAGCCATGTTTACCACCCGCGGTACATGGCGGCACCTCCCAGGTATGGCTGCATTCCTGACACTCAAAAACTCGATTCTTAACCATATAATTTCCTCCCTTAATGATAATTATCTGCCCTTCAACAAGAGCAGAAGTAACTTTACCTCGGGCAGATTGTAAAATCCGCTGAAACGTGGCGCGTGATACTCCCATCTCTGCTGCGCATTCAACTTGCTCTAAACCTTCGCAATCTTTCAACCGCATAGCCTCCAGTTCTTCAACATACAGTTCAACCGAACGGTTTACACTCTGACCTTCCGGAAAAAACCGACTGCAATGAGGCTCTTGCTCTACTAATCCACAACAACGTTTTCTTGCCATAATGACCACGCTCCAATTGAGCATATGCTCAATTATAGTATATACTATCTTCCAGTAAATACAACAGTTTTTTAAGAAAGTTGAGAGTCTCGGTTAATCCATTTCTATAATCTGCCCTGTAAATGCCGGTATAAACCGGGACCCGAAGCGCCGCTGCAGCTCAGCCATAATATAAAAACCGGTGCAATGGCTTGCCGCGATGAAATACGGTTGATATTCCTCAAGCTTAGCTAGTGTCTTCTCCTGCTGTTCACTGCCGGCCGGCCCCAGATGCGTACCGCCAATCCAACCGGCAAATTTCTTTTGCTTCATTATTTTCAACCCATACTCAACAGTGTTAACAAGACCAGAATGACTGCAGCCCGCTATTGCAACCAGACCTTTAGCCGACGAATAATAGAGCGCGGTATCGTCATAGATTGGATCTTGGCAGTCGCATTGGCCATCTGCTATCACTAATTTAGGGTCGCCTGTTTCATAAGGCGTTTCGCGCGGTATTTGGCCGCTAAAGACCAGTTTGGGCGTTATTTCCTGAATCTCCGAACTTAATCTCCATTCGGCGCCGAGACTTGTCAGTTCTTCCTTGCTATAAGGTATACCGATATAATGCCGGTTGCCGCCGATTGAAAATCGGCTCTGGAAAATGCTTTGATGCCCATATATCGGCAACGGTTTACTTCGATGTTGTAATATTGACTTCAAGCCGCCGGTATGGTCATAGTGGCCGTGGCTGACAATGACAGCGTCTAGCTGATTGGGATCAACATCGAGCAAGGCCATATTATGCATAACCGCATCTGATTGCCCAGCGTCCAAGAGAATCTTGACAGAATCAACCTCAATCAGCAAGGAGTAGCCATGCTCGCTACAGAACGGTTTGGGCGACGAAATTGGCACTGAGTTTTCAATAATGACTGTTGCTTTCATTATGAAACGCCTCCTTAGGACAGGGACTATTTGTAAAATAACATTCAATCTATTATTGATTCATCTGGTTAAATAAGTCAACACCTCGGAATTTGTAAAGCGTACTTATTTGAGCTTGTGTCAGGAGAATAAGGCTGTCGTATAGGCTTATAGTTTAGATAAAATAAAGGGACCAGGCTCGACTTATTTTAAAGCCGCCTGACCCCTTCATTTAATCGTTAGCTTCCTGTTGCTTTACTTTGCCTAAAGCCGGAATTTTTACTTCAATCTTAAGTTTTCTTTTTCGTAAATCATCAAGGATTGTATAAACGACAGGTACAACCACCAATGTTAAAATTGTTGAGGTTACCAAGCCGCCAATAATGGCATGAGCCATCGGAGCTCGGGCTTCTGCACCCGGTCCGATGCCCAGCGCTAGCGGAATCATACCAAAAATCATGGCCAGCGTCGTCATCATGATAGGCC
The nucleotide sequence above comes from Veillonellaceae bacterium. Encoded proteins:
- a CDS encoding DUF134 domain-containing protein, encoding MARKRCCGLVEQEPHCSRFFPEGQSVNRSVELYVEELEAMRLKDCEGLEQVECAAEMGVSRATFQRILQSARGKVTSALVEGQIIIIKGGNYMVKNRVFECQECSHTWEVPPCTAGGKHGYEIPCPKCGSLKKIKVNEDGTKHACGGHGHHGHGHGGGCCGGH
- a CDS encoding MBL fold metallo-hydrolase, whose protein sequence is MKATVIIENSVPISSPKPFCSEHGYSLLIEVDSVKILLDAGQSDAVMHNMALLDVDPNQLDAVIVSHGHYDHTGGLKSILQHRSKPLPIYGHQSIFQSRFSIGGNRHYIGIPYSKEELTSLGAEWRLSSEIQEITPKLVFSGQIPRETPYETGDPKLVIADGQCDCQDPIYDDTALYYSSAKGLVAIAGCSHSGLVNTVEYGLKIMKQKKFAGWIGGTHLGPAGSEQQEKTLAKLEEYQPYFIAASHCTGFYIMAELQRRFGSRFIPAFTGQIIEMD
- a CDS encoding zinc metalloprotease HtpX translates to MNSLKTTLLLAGLTGLLLAVGNMFGGTQGMTFMFIISMLMNFGSYWFSDKIVLKMYGGREVTASQAPDLIRMVSNLAQRAKMPMPRVFIIDSQVPNAFATGRNPENGVVAVTTGIMQALNYEELEGVVAHELSHIKNRDTLISTIVATIAGIITMIAHIAQWAAIFGRGDDEDGGIGGIVEFIFLIVIAPLAATLIQLGVSRSREFQADETGGLMCANPLALASALRKIEYYAKHAVMPQATPATSHMFIVNPLSGVRSWTSNLFSTHPSTDQRVAKLEELAKRIR
- a CDS encoding DUF421 domain-containing protein; protein product: MDIYFVAQTVITYIFGVLALRLAGRKSLSQMTAAETVVMIAVGTILIEPLVGREMGKTFAAVIIVIATLYILEILQIRWRFLERVFSGTSIVVIENGKIKLDNLKKIRLTVHQLEMHLRQSSVAKIEEVEYATIEPNGQLGYTLKESAQPVTKSDIEAIMKMLKDIQNRLGPTEQSKSYTDSAETSETHNTQKESMPQDTLFREVEEAAIKKQ
- a CDS encoding HlyC/CorC family transporter, whose protein sequence is MEIAIILVLIVANGIFALTEMAVVSSRKTRLEQRAEEGDAGSKLALELAEEPTPLLSTIQVGITLIGILTGTFGGATLSKVLSEELKVIPAIAAHSEAISLAIVVTAITYLTLIFGELVPKRIALNNPEPIAATLAGPMHTFSKISAPVVHFLSSSTDMVMRFLGIKQTAEAPVTEDEIRILLEQGTEAGAFEKAEQDMVDKVFRLSDLRAYSLMTPRTRMVWIDLEDSLENNQQIIYESGHSRFPVAIGSLDNFQGIIYTKDLLSRCLEGEPLDFENSIKSPLYIPKSMKAFKVLELFKQTGVHEAVVLDEFGGVVGFITLHDIMEEIIGDMPSVDDEDEEPQIIERQDGTWLADGLISIEDFKDKFDIEELPEEDRDHFNTLGGFVVSYLGHIPTASESFVWDEFRFEVVDMDRVRVDKVLISRVPPAEEQSA
- a CDS encoding HAD family hydrolase; the encoded protein is MYDIILFDLDGTLTDPKIGITSSVQYALAKFGIKEENLDKLEPFIGPPLIKAFMEFYNFSEQDARQAIEYYRERFSKVGLYENAVYNGIPEMLQELRAKNKKMVVATSKPTVYSVKILEHFNLYQYFEAVIGSNLDGTRIEKGEVIEAVLAELGDVDKEKIIMVGDRKHDVIGARQNGLKVISVAYGYGPAEELKEAQPDYIAASVEELQQLLLK